The following are encoded together in the Halomonas halophila genome:
- a CDS encoding DUF2788 domain-containing protein, with translation MTHTFEAWITPLMIGGLMLFMCFIIWDLARQSKAGRFGTLMLFVVLGAGMLGYVLKVVITWWLERGAL, from the coding sequence ATGACCCACACCTTCGAAGCCTGGATCACCCCCCTGATGATCGGCGGCCTGATGCTGTTCATGTGCTTCATCATCTGGGACCTGGCCAGGCAGTCGAAGGCCGGGCGCTTCGGCACCCTGATGCTGTTCGTGGTTCTCGGCGCCGGCATGCTGGGCTATGTGCTCAAGGTGGTGATCACCTGGTGGCTGGAGAGGGGCGCACTCTAG
- a CDS encoding flavodoxin domain-containing protein — MPKLKIFVGTMYGGALDVAEQVQPLFEDAGYEVEIFDQPTLAHLTDTPTDLALFCVSTTGSGDVPGNMVPFVRELDARSPGLTELRYGMIALGDGSYVDSFCGAGRSLDERLQGQGATRLGERLEIDAMETFMADDAAIPWVEEWIATQQLKVA; from the coding sequence ATGCCCAAGCTCAAGATATTCGTCGGCACCATGTATGGCGGCGCCCTGGATGTGGCCGAGCAGGTTCAGCCGCTGTTCGAGGACGCCGGCTATGAGGTCGAGATCTTCGACCAGCCGACCCTGGCCCACCTGACCGACACGCCCACCGATCTGGCGCTGTTCTGCGTCTCCACCACCGGCAGCGGCGACGTGCCCGGCAATATGGTGCCCTTCGTGCGCGAGCTGGATGCCCGTAGCCCCGGGCTCACCGAGCTGCGCTACGGCATGATCGCCCTGGGCGACGGTTCTTACGTCGATTCCTTCTGCGGCGCCGGGCGCTCCCTCGACGAGCGGCTTCAGGGGCAGGGCGCCACGCGTCTGGGCGAGCGCCTCGAGATCGACGCCATGGAGACCTTCATGGCCGATGATGCCGCGATACCCTGGGTCGAGGAGTGGATCGCCACCCAGCAGCTGAAGGTGGCCTGA
- the ppnN gene encoding nucleotide 5'-monophosphate nucleosidase PpnN, whose translation MANTISSTISPEGSLEILSQHEVNRLHDTSRSGLHELLRSCALAVLNSGNPTDDGLALMETYPDFDIEVIQQDRGVRLKLTNAPAEAFVDGKMIRGIREHLSSVLRDIVYVYNEIQTHQRFDLTTGEGTTNAVFHILRKAGTLHPSRDPSMVVCWGGHSISREEYDYTKHVGYQLGLRELDICTGCGPGAMKGPMKGANVAHAKQRRAEGRYLGVSEPGIIAAEAPNPIVNELVVMPDIEKRLEAFVRLGHGIIVFPGGVGTAEEILYLLGILLHPDNADMQLPVILTGPADSADYFKRIDEFLVYTLGDSVRELYDIIIDDPVEVARTMRKGIDGVTEYRRRRQDAFYYNWRLTVARDFQAPFDPTHETMANLALHREQPVHELAANLRRAFSGIVAGNVKERGIRLIEAHGPFRLNAEPELMARLDELLNSFVAQGRMKLAGEYEPCYTLN comes from the coding sequence ATGGCCAATACCATTTCCAGCACCATCTCCCCGGAAGGCAGCCTCGAGATCCTCTCCCAGCACGAGGTCAACCGGCTGCATGACACCTCCCGCAGCGGGCTCCATGAGCTGCTGCGCAGCTGCGCCCTGGCGGTGCTGAATTCCGGCAACCCGACCGACGATGGCCTGGCCCTGATGGAGACCTATCCCGATTTCGACATCGAGGTCATCCAGCAGGACCGCGGGGTTCGCCTCAAGCTGACGAACGCCCCCGCAGAGGCCTTCGTCGACGGCAAGATGATCCGCGGCATCCGCGAGCACCTCTCCTCGGTGCTGCGCGACATCGTTTACGTCTACAACGAGATCCAGACCCACCAGCGCTTCGATCTGACCACCGGCGAAGGCACCACCAACGCCGTCTTTCATATCCTGCGCAAGGCCGGCACCCTGCACCCCAGCCGCGACCCGAGCATGGTGGTGTGCTGGGGCGGCCATTCGATCTCCCGCGAGGAATACGACTACACCAAGCACGTCGGCTACCAGCTGGGGCTGCGCGAGCTGGATATCTGCACCGGCTGCGGCCCCGGCGCCATGAAGGGGCCGATGAAGGGTGCCAACGTGGCCCACGCCAAGCAGCGCCGCGCCGAAGGCCGCTACCTGGGCGTCTCCGAGCCTGGCATCATCGCCGCCGAGGCGCCCAACCCCATCGTCAACGAGCTGGTGGTGATGCCGGACATCGAGAAGCGCCTGGAGGCCTTCGTGCGCCTGGGCCACGGCATCATCGTGTTCCCCGGCGGGGTCGGCACCGCCGAGGAGATCCTCTACCTGCTCGGCATCCTGCTCCACCCGGACAACGCCGACATGCAGCTGCCGGTGATTCTCACCGGTCCCGCCGATTCCGCCGACTACTTCAAGCGCATCGACGAGTTCCTGGTCTACACCCTGGGCGACTCCGTGCGCGAGCTCTACGACATCATCATCGACGACCCGGTCGAGGTGGCACGCACCATGCGCAAGGGCATCGACGGCGTCACCGAGTATCGCCGCCGGCGCCAGGACGCCTTCTACTACAACTGGCGCCTGACCGTGGCCCGCGACTTCCAGGCGCCCTTCGATCCGACCCACGAGACCATGGCCAATCTCGCCCTGCATCGCGAACAGCCGGTGCACGAACTGGCCGCCAACCTGCGCCGCGCCTTCTCCGGCATCGTGGCCGGCAACGTCAAGGAACGCGGCATCCGGCTGATCGAGGCCCACGGCCCCTTCCGCCTCAACGCCGAGCCCGAACTCATGGCCCGACTCGACGAGCTGCTGAACTCCTTCGTCGCCCAGGGCCGCATGAAGCTGGCCGGCGAATACGAGCCCTGCTACACGCTGAACTGA
- a CDS encoding LysR family transcriptional regulator, with translation MFNALYFRTFITLVETGSFTRTAQRLEMTQPGVSQHIRKLERYLDKSLLDRQGRRFVLTEAGRRAYDYALKLFAEHEQFRHSLDDESLDSGECRIASPGSVGLMFYPFILGQQQMHPGLTVSYSFAFNHEIVTDVQAGRHDLGIVTEAVRHPEIDCEAWHQEPLCLVVPADFTGTGLADLMALGFIGYADGVNRAGGVLRQNFPGEFRSMSHFPRQGFTNEASMVLDAVARGLGFTVVSRLVLETSPWQRQVRELSLPNPVQETLYLVTRRGMRMPRRYTRLLEAFREHRHHERYGHGEPGLADLGEVPGAGGPHG, from the coding sequence ATGTTCAACGCCCTGTATTTCCGTACCTTCATCACGCTCGTCGAGACCGGCAGCTTCACCCGGACCGCCCAGCGCCTGGAGATGACCCAGCCCGGCGTCAGCCAGCACATCCGCAAGCTGGAGCGCTACCTCGACAAGTCGCTGCTCGACCGCCAGGGGCGTCGTTTCGTGCTGACAGAAGCCGGTCGGCGGGCCTATGACTACGCCCTCAAGCTGTTCGCCGAACACGAGCAGTTTCGCCACTCCCTGGACGACGAGAGCCTCGACAGCGGCGAGTGCCGCATCGCCTCGCCGGGCAGCGTGGGGCTGATGTTCTATCCCTTCATCCTCGGCCAGCAGCAGATGCATCCGGGGCTGACGGTGAGCTACAGCTTCGCCTTCAACCACGAGATCGTCACCGACGTGCAGGCCGGCCGGCATGACCTGGGCATCGTCACCGAGGCGGTGCGCCACCCCGAGATCGACTGCGAGGCCTGGCACCAGGAGCCGCTGTGCCTGGTGGTGCCGGCGGACTTCACCGGCACCGGCCTGGCCGACCTGATGGCGCTGGGCTTCATCGGCTATGCCGATGGCGTCAACCGCGCCGGCGGGGTGCTGCGACAGAACTTCCCCGGCGAGTTTCGCTCGATGAGCCACTTCCCGCGCCAGGGCTTCACCAACGAGGCCAGCATGGTGCTCGACGCCGTGGCCCGGGGGCTGGGCTTCACCGTGGTCTCGCGGCTGGTGCTCGAGACCTCGCCCTGGCAGCGCCAGGTGCGCGAGCTGTCGTTGCCGAATCCGGTGCAGGAAACGCTCTACCTGGTCACCCGGCGCGGCATGCGCATGCCGCGGCGCTATACACGTCTGCTCGAGGCGTTCCGAGAGCATCGTCACCACGAACGCTATGGCCACGGCGAGCCCGGCCTTGCCGATCTCGGCGAGGTGCCGGGCGCCGGTGGCCCGCACGGCTGA
- the gcvP gene encoding aminomethyl-transferring glycine dehydrogenase produces MAFEQRRLAELANHDAFLRRHNGPEASDVATMLDTLGMDSLASLLERTLPAGIRLGRELDLDPPRSEAEALDYLHRLARQNRVARSYIGQGYYDTHLPAVIQRNVLENPGWYTAYTPYQPEISQGRLEGLLNFQQMVMDLTGMSLANASLLDEATAAAEAMALCRRANKKAKTNAFFVADDVFPQTLDVVRTRAHYFDFELIVAPAAEVAEHDVFGALLQYPGDGGRVHDLAPLLEAAKGKGIMTCVAADILSLVLLKEPGAMGADMVVGSAQRFGVPMGFGGPHAAFFATTDKLKRSIPGRIIGVSQDSRGETALRMAMQTREQHIRREKATSNICTAQALLANIAGFYAVYHGAEGLRTIAGRVHRLTTILAEGLTRGGVSLAHDSWFDTLRLTGVDARKIHGRAMAHDVNLRYFDNGDIGVSLDETTTAHDLDLLFDVLLDAEHGQAVSVLDAEVVEAGRSGIPAGSQRESEFLTHPTFRRYHSETEMLRYLKRLENKDLSLAHAMIPLGSCTMKLNATSEMIPITWPELARIHPFAPKDQVAGYQQIIDELADFLVEITGYDHISMQPNSGAQGEYAGLVAIRRYQQAEGQGHRDVCLIPSSAHGTNPASAAMAHMKVVVVECDDDGNIDLADLRDKAEQHAESLSAIMLTYPSTHGVFEEGVREACDIVHGHGGQVYIDGANMNAQVGLARPGDFGGDVSHLNLHKTFCIPHGGGGPGMGPIGVKSHLAPYVSNHVVRPLDGVEAGSGAVAAAPFGSASILPISWAYIKMMGARGLREATELAILGANYIAARLGEHYPVLYKGANDTVAHECIIDIRPLKADSGISEEDIAKRLMDYGFHAPTMSFPVPGTLMIEPTESESLYELDRFCDAMIAIREEVARVEAGEWPADNNPLVNAPHTMADLMDADWERPYSRELGAFPSEAVKAAKYWPTVNRVDNVLGDRQLICSCPSIDAYRE; encoded by the coding sequence ATGGCTTTCGAACAACGCCGCCTGGCCGAACTGGCCAACCATGACGCCTTCCTCCGTCGCCACAACGGCCCGGAGGCCTCCGACGTGGCCACCATGCTGGACACTCTGGGCATGGACAGCCTGGCCAGCCTGCTCGAGCGCACCCTGCCGGCCGGCATCCGCCTGGGCCGCGAGCTGGACCTGGACCCGCCGCGCAGCGAAGCCGAAGCCCTGGACTACCTTCATCGCCTGGCTCGCCAGAACCGCGTGGCCCGGAGCTACATCGGGCAGGGGTACTACGACACCCACCTGCCGGCGGTCATCCAGCGCAACGTGCTGGAGAACCCCGGCTGGTACACCGCCTATACCCCGTATCAGCCGGAGATCTCCCAGGGTCGCCTGGAAGGCCTGCTCAACTTCCAGCAGATGGTCATGGACCTCACCGGCATGAGCCTGGCCAACGCCTCGCTGCTGGATGAGGCCACCGCCGCCGCCGAAGCCATGGCGCTGTGCCGTCGCGCCAACAAGAAGGCCAAGACCAACGCCTTCTTCGTCGCCGACGACGTCTTCCCGCAGACCCTCGACGTGGTGCGCACCCGCGCCCACTACTTCGACTTCGAGCTGATCGTCGCCCCGGCCGCGGAAGTCGCCGAGCACGATGTCTTCGGCGCCCTGCTGCAGTACCCGGGCGACGGCGGCCGCGTTCACGACCTGGCACCGCTGCTCGAAGCCGCCAAGGGCAAGGGCATCATGACCTGCGTGGCCGCCGACATCCTGTCGCTGGTGCTGCTCAAGGAACCGGGCGCGATGGGCGCCGACATGGTGGTCGGCTCCGCCCAGCGCTTCGGCGTGCCGATGGGCTTCGGCGGCCCGCATGCCGCCTTCTTCGCCACCACCGACAAGCTCAAGCGCTCGATCCCGGGTCGCATCATCGGCGTCTCGCAGGACAGCCGCGGCGAGACCGCGCTGCGCATGGCCATGCAGACCCGCGAGCAGCATATCCGCCGCGAGAAGGCCACCTCCAACATCTGCACCGCCCAGGCGCTGCTGGCCAACATCGCCGGCTTCTATGCCGTCTACCACGGCGCCGAAGGCCTGCGCACCATCGCCGGCCGCGTGCATCGCCTGACCACCATCCTCGCCGAGGGCCTGACCCGCGGCGGCGTGAGCCTGGCCCACGACAGCTGGTTCGACACCCTGCGCCTGACCGGCGTGGACGCGCGCAAGATCCACGGCCGCGCCATGGCCCATGACGTCAACCTGCGCTACTTCGACAACGGCGACATCGGCGTCAGCCTCGACGAGACCACCACCGCCCACGATCTGGACTTGCTGTTCGACGTGCTGCTCGACGCCGAGCACGGCCAGGCGGTGTCGGTGCTCGATGCCGAGGTCGTCGAGGCCGGCAGGAGCGGCATCCCGGCGGGCAGCCAGCGCGAGTCCGAGTTCCTGACGCATCCGACCTTCCGGCGCTATCACAGCGAGACGGAGATGCTGCGCTACCTCAAGCGCCTCGAGAACAAGGACCTGTCGCTGGCCCATGCCATGATCCCGCTGGGCTCATGCACCATGAAGCTCAACGCCACCAGCGAGATGATCCCCATCACCTGGCCGGAACTGGCGCGTATCCACCCATTCGCGCCCAAGGACCAGGTGGCCGGCTACCAGCAGATCATCGACGAGCTGGCCGACTTCCTGGTGGAGATCACCGGCTACGACCACATCTCCATGCAGCCGAACTCCGGCGCCCAGGGTGAGTACGCCGGCCTGGTGGCGATCCGCCGCTACCAGCAGGCCGAAGGCCAGGGGCACCGCGACGTCTGTCTGATCCCGAGCTCCGCCCACGGCACCAACCCGGCGTCCGCGGCCATGGCGCACATGAAGGTCGTGGTAGTGGAGTGCGACGACGACGGCAACATCGATCTCGCCGACCTGCGTGACAAGGCCGAACAGCACGCCGAGTCGCTGTCGGCGATCATGCTCACCTACCCCTCCACCCATGGCGTGTTCGAGGAAGGCGTGCGCGAGGCCTGCGACATCGTCCACGGCCACGGCGGCCAGGTGTACATCGACGGCGCCAACATGAACGCCCAGGTCGGTCTGGCCCGCCCCGGCGACTTCGGCGGCGACGTCAGCCACCTGAACCTGCACAAGACCTTCTGCATTCCCCACGGTGGTGGCGGCCCGGGCATGGGCCCGATCGGCGTCAAGTCGCACCTGGCACCCTACGTGTCCAACCACGTGGTGCGTCCGCTGGACGGCGTCGAGGCCGGCAGCGGCGCGGTGGCGGCGGCGCCCTTCGGCAGCGCCTCGATCCTCCCCATCTCCTGGGCCTACATCAAGATGATGGGCGCCCGCGGCCTGCGCGAGGCCACCGAGCTCGCCATCCTAGGCGCCAACTACATCGCCGCCCGCCTGGGCGAGCACTATCCGGTGCTCTACAAGGGCGCCAACGACACCGTGGCCCACGAGTGCATCATCGACATCCGCCCGCTCAAGGCCGACTCCGGCATCAGCGAGGAAGACATCGCCAAGCGCCTGATGGACTACGGCTTCCATGCGCCGACCATGTCCTTCCCGGTGCCCGGCACGCTGATGATCGAGCCGACGGAGTCCGAGTCGCTGTACGAGCTCGACCGCTTCTGCGACGCCATGATCGCGATCCGCGAGGAGGTGGCCCGAGTCGAGGCCGGCGAATGGCCTGCCGACAACAATCCGCTGGTCAACGCGCCGCACACCATGGCCGACCTGATGGACGCCGACTGGGAGCGCCCCTACTCGCGCGAGCTGGGCGCCTTCCCCTCCGAGGCGGTGAAGGCGGCCAAGTACTGGCCGACCGTCAACCGGGTCGACAACGTGCTCGGCGACCGCCAGCTGATCTGCTCCTGCCCGAGCATCGACGCCTACCGGGAGTGA
- the gcvH gene encoding glycine cleavage system protein GcvH, translating to MSAIPANLRYAESHEWILDNGDGTVTIGITDHAQQSLGDVVFVELPEVGAALAKGDEFGVVESVKAASDLYAPLSGEVVAVNEELEDAPETLNESPYEDGWILKLRLEETSALDDLLDADAYQALADAED from the coding sequence ATGAGTGCTATCCCCGCCAACCTGCGCTACGCCGAAAGCCACGAGTGGATCCTCGACAACGGCGACGGCACGGTGACCATCGGCATCACCGACCACGCCCAGCAGTCCCTCGGCGACGTGGTCTTCGTCGAGCTGCCCGAGGTGGGTGCCGCCCTGGCCAAGGGCGACGAGTTCGGCGTGGTCGAGTCGGTCAAGGCCGCCTCCGATCTCTACGCCCCGCTGTCCGGCGAGGTCGTCGCGGTCAACGAGGAACTCGAGGACGCGCCCGAGACCCTGAACGAATCGCCCTATGAAGACGGCTGGATCCTGAAGCTGCGCCTCGAGGAAACCAGCGCTCTCGACGACCTGCTCGACGCCGACGCTTACCAGGCGCTGGCCGACGCCGAGGACTGA
- a CDS encoding alanine/glycine:cation symporter family protein: METLTNFLSAIEGVVWGPLMLVLLLGVGLYLQAGLKAMPIRKLGTGFKLLWKGRSTEKGEEGEGEVSPFNALMTSLSATIGTGNIAGVATAIFLGGPGAVFWMWITALVGMATKFSEAVLAVRYRQVDEAGDHVGGPMYYIRNGLGQKWAWMGGAFALFGAVAAFGIGNTVQSNSVADGLGESIGLPHWVTGLVIMVLAGAVILGGIKRIAKVAGKLVPIMAVAYIVCGLLVLIINADQIGHALGLIFGHAFTPISAAGGFAGAAVAKAIQFGVARGVFSNEAGLGSAPIAHAAAQTKNPVRQGLIAMLGTFIDTIVVCSITALAILTTAWTSGETGAALTTLSFNEALPGIGQYVVSFALAVFAFTTILGWAFYGEKCFEYLFGVGAIKYYRVVYILAIFVGSVLPLGFVWLLASVFNAMMAIPNLIALALLSPVVFKLTRDYFDGKEVLPGEDLNK; encoded by the coding sequence GTGGAAACCTTGACCAATTTTCTATCGGCCATCGAAGGGGTCGTGTGGGGCCCCTTGATGCTGGTGCTGCTGCTGGGGGTCGGCCTCTATCTGCAGGCCGGCCTGAAGGCGATGCCCATCCGCAAGCTGGGCACGGGCTTCAAGCTGCTGTGGAAAGGGCGCAGCACCGAGAAGGGTGAAGAGGGCGAAGGCGAGGTCTCGCCGTTCAATGCGCTGATGACCTCACTGTCCGCGACCATCGGCACCGGTAACATCGCCGGTGTGGCGACCGCCATCTTCCTCGGCGGTCCCGGCGCGGTGTTCTGGATGTGGATCACCGCCCTGGTGGGCATGGCCACCAAGTTCTCCGAGGCGGTGCTGGCCGTGCGCTATCGCCAGGTCGACGAGGCCGGCGATCACGTCGGCGGTCCGATGTACTACATCCGCAACGGCCTGGGTCAGAAGTGGGCCTGGATGGGCGGCGCCTTCGCGCTGTTCGGCGCTGTGGCGGCCTTCGGCATCGGCAACACCGTGCAGTCCAACTCGGTGGCCGACGGCCTGGGCGAGTCCATCGGCCTGCCGCACTGGGTCACCGGCCTGGTGATCATGGTGCTGGCCGGCGCCGTCATCCTGGGGGGCATCAAGCGCATCGCCAAGGTGGCGGGAAAGCTGGTGCCGATCATGGCCGTGGCCTACATCGTCTGTGGCCTGCTGGTGCTGATCATCAATGCCGACCAGATCGGCCACGCCCTGGGCCTGATCTTCGGCCATGCCTTCACGCCGATCTCCGCGGCGGGCGGCTTCGCCGGTGCGGCCGTGGCCAAGGCGATCCAGTTCGGCGTCGCCCGCGGCGTGTTCTCCAACGAGGCCGGCCTCGGCAGCGCGCCGATCGCCCACGCCGCGGCGCAGACCAAGAACCCGGTCCGCCAGGGCCTGATCGCCATGCTCGGTACCTTCATCGACACCATCGTGGTGTGCTCCATCACCGCGCTGGCGATCCTCACCACCGCCTGGACCTCCGGCGAGACCGGCGCGGCCCTTACCACGCTGTCGTTCAACGAGGCGCTGCCGGGCATCGGCCAGTACGTGGTGTCCTTCGCCCTGGCGGTGTTTGCCTTCACCACCATCCTCGGCTGGGCCTTCTACGGTGAGAAGTGCTTCGAGTACCTGTTCGGCGTGGGCGCCATCAAGTACTACCGGGTGGTCTACATCCTGGCCATCTTCGTCGGCTCGGTGCTGCCGCTCGGCTTCGTGTGGCTGCTGGCCAGCGTGTTCAACGCCATGATGGCGATCCCGAACCTGATTGCCCTGGCGCTGCTGTCGCCGGTGGTGTTCAAGCTGACCCGCGACTACTTCGACGGCAAGGAAGTGCTGCCGGGCGAAGACCTCAACAAGTAA
- the gcvT gene encoding glycine cleavage system aminomethyltransferase GcvT — translation MNEQRQTPLHDLHLELGAKMVPFAGYSMPVQYALGVKKEHEHTRQACGLFDVSHMGQVLVRGPEPAQALETLVPADLVGLAEGQQRYGLFTSEEGGILDDLMIVNGCDHLYLVVNAACKEQDIAHLRRGLAGHEVEVLDRGLLALQGPKAADVMARLCPEACEMVFMQHGRFTLDGIETWVSRSGYTGEDGFEISVAAEDTEALARRLLAEEEVEPIGLGARDSLRLEAGLCLYGHDIDTATTPVEGGLIWAIGKPRRRGGERAGGFPGADLILHQVAEKDHRRKRVGLLGEGRAPVREGAELFDDQGNAVGVVTSGGFGPSVGKPVAMGYVTIDRAEAGTTVFAEVRGKRLPMVVSKMPFVTPGYHRG, via the coding sequence ATGAACGAACAACGCCAGACGCCGCTTCACGATCTCCATCTCGAACTCGGTGCCAAGATGGTGCCCTTCGCCGGCTACAGCATGCCGGTGCAGTACGCGCTGGGCGTCAAGAAGGAGCACGAGCATACCCGTCAGGCCTGCGGCCTGTTCGATGTCTCGCACATGGGGCAGGTGCTGGTACGTGGCCCCGAGCCGGCCCAGGCGCTGGAGACCCTGGTCCCCGCCGACCTGGTCGGCCTGGCCGAGGGGCAGCAGCGCTATGGGCTGTTCACCTCCGAGGAGGGGGGCATCCTCGACGACCTGATGATCGTCAATGGCTGCGATCACCTCTACCTGGTCGTCAATGCGGCCTGCAAGGAACAGGACATCGCTCACCTGCGTCGTGGCCTGGCCGGTCACGAGGTCGAGGTGCTGGATCGTGGCCTGCTGGCGCTGCAGGGGCCGAAGGCGGCCGACGTCATGGCGCGCCTGTGTCCCGAGGCCTGCGAGATGGTGTTCATGCAGCACGGCCGCTTTACCCTCGACGGCATCGAGACCTGGGTTAGCCGCAGCGGCTACACCGGGGAGGACGGCTTCGAGATCTCGGTGGCCGCCGAGGACACCGAGGCCCTGGCGCGTCGCCTGCTGGCCGAGGAGGAGGTCGAGCCGATCGGGCTGGGGGCGCGCGATTCGCTGCGCCTCGAGGCCGGGCTGTGTCTCTACGGCCACGATATCGACACCGCGACCACCCCGGTGGAGGGCGGCCTGATCTGGGCCATCGGCAAGCCGCGCCGCCGCGGCGGCGAGCGGGCCGGTGGCTTCCCCGGCGCCGATCTGATCCTGCATCAGGTGGCCGAGAAGGATCATCGCCGCAAGCGTGTGGGCCTGCTCGGCGAGGGGCGTGCTCCGGTGCGCGAGGGCGCCGAGCTTTTCGACGACCAGGGCAATGCCGTGGGCGTGGTGACCTCCGGCGGCTTCGGCCCCAGCGTCGGCAAGCCGGTGGCGATGGGCTACGTGACCATCGACCGGGCCGAGGCCGGCACCACGGTCTTCGCCGAGGTGCGCGGCAAGCGCCTGCCGATGGTGGTCAGCAAGATGCCCTTCGTCACCCCGGGCTATCATCGCGGCTGA
- a CDS encoding alpha-ketoglutarate-dependent dioxygenase AlkB family protein has product MDLFSPSADDGERLLERPPLHRFARLLGSDAADAALARLDAELDWQRPTLRLYGRDHPIPRRQVWMGDADYRYSGQHFAPTPWHPVALAIRDAAVARLARTGIETHFNSVLLNRYADGDERMGWHSDDEPELGEAPLIAAVSLGADRPLRFRWKDRRAPAFNVDQPHDSLLLMGPGTQADLEHALLPRRAHGLRISLTFRWVRDD; this is encoded by the coding sequence ATGGATCTGTTTTCTCCCTCCGCCGATGACGGCGAGCGGCTGCTCGAGCGTCCACCGCTGCATCGCTTCGCCCGTCTGCTGGGCAGCGATGCCGCCGACGCGGCGCTGGCCCGGCTCGACGCCGAACTGGACTGGCAGCGCCCGACGCTGCGCCTCTACGGCCGCGATCACCCGATTCCCCGCCGCCAGGTGTGGATGGGCGACGCCGACTACCGCTACTCGGGCCAGCACTTCGCGCCGACGCCCTGGCATCCCGTCGCGCTGGCGATTCGTGACGCCGCCGTGGCGCGACTGGCTCGCACCGGCATCGAGACCCATTTCAACAGCGTGCTGCTCAACCGCTATGCCGACGGCGACGAGCGCATGGGCTGGCACAGCGACGACGAGCCGGAGCTCGGCGAGGCGCCGCTGATCGCCGCCGTCAGCCTCGGCGCCGACCGCCCGCTGCGTTTTCGCTGGAAGGATCGCCGCGCCCCGGCCTTCAACGTCGACCAGCCCCACGACAGCCTGCTGCTGATGGGACCCGGCACACAGGCCGACCTGGAGCATGCCCTGCTGCCGAGGCGCGCTCACGGCCTGCGGATCAGCCTGACGTTTCGCTGGGTGCGGGACGACTGA
- a CDS encoding phosphatase PAP2 family protein produces the protein MKPRAPAVFDRLDTLEWHLCQRLAGFSIHRPWLWSLRLASKAGDWPIWVALIAGQPWLHGRDEGWRLTFHYTLTALVAIAFYRLVKTRLCRERPFITFSSIACQEPARDRYSFPSGHTMHAVMFCTLVAAHSPWLLPALIPVAALIAISRVGLGLHYISDVIAGAAIGYAMALASLALIA, from the coding sequence ATGAAACCTCGCGCCCCTGCCGTGTTTGACCGCCTGGATACGCTCGAATGGCACCTCTGCCAGCGCCTGGCCGGGTTCAGCATCCACCGCCCCTGGCTGTGGTCGCTGCGCCTGGCCAGCAAGGCCGGCGACTGGCCGATCTGGGTGGCGCTGATCGCCGGCCAACCCTGGCTGCACGGCCGCGACGAGGGCTGGCGACTGACCTTCCACTACACCCTGACCGCGCTGGTGGCGATCGCCTTCTACCGGCTGGTGAAGACGCGGCTGTGCCGCGAGCGCCCCTTCATCACCTTCTCGAGCATCGCCTGCCAGGAGCCGGCCCGGGATCGCTACAGCTTTCCCAGCGGCCATACCATGCATGCGGTGATGTTCTGCACCCTGGTCGCGGCGCACTCGCCCTGGCTGCTGCCGGCGCTGATCCCGGTCGCCGCCCTGATCGCGATCTCCCGGGTCGGCCTCGGCCTGCACTACATCAGCGATGTCATCGCCGGCGCCGCCATCGGCTATGCCATGGCGCTGGCAAGCCTGGCGCTGATTGCCTGA